In Microbacterium sp. AB, a single genomic region encodes these proteins:
- a CDS encoding ABC transporter substrate-binding protein, whose product MSASIRNRRLVRAAAVSAVAALSVTLASCSGDTGSGGDAGGEELTVLLITSHEGASERLAERYEEETGVTINPVIVPYDEIGNTLALDQQSGANEIDVAAPWYVSIGDLAADGAIQDLTDWIEGTPEIDEDDFIPSIYDPYTLVDDRRYGLPFDGDTQVLFYNEEILERNGFAEPPATWDEYVEQSRVITENESADGVYGNVIFGQKSPLILGASFANRLAGFGGEFLDEDGEPVIDSPEAVAAAQSLADSIASAYPTPAETAFGEGNSAWYAGNAAFIENWTDLGVGSQTNPDSTVADKWGVTLLPVGGDNTEQRASLVAGFTWVIAANTDKTELAQDFIQWAASSEVNEELLVADPQTGIDPNRLSSLESDSYGEAYPELQEVNRATLTGALAWPTGENATQAAEALTDELAKLIAGDVTAQEALDAVQAEWEQLLG is encoded by the coding sequence ATGTCCGCATCCATCAGAAACCGCCGCCTCGTGCGGGCCGCGGCGGTGTCCGCCGTCGCAGCGCTCTCGGTCACGCTCGCGTCCTGCTCGGGCGACACGGGCTCCGGAGGCGACGCGGGCGGCGAGGAGCTCACCGTGCTCCTCATCACGTCGCACGAGGGCGCGTCCGAGCGGCTCGCGGAGCGCTACGAGGAGGAGACGGGAGTGACCATCAACCCGGTCATCGTCCCCTACGACGAGATCGGCAACACCCTCGCCCTCGACCAGCAGTCCGGCGCCAACGAGATCGACGTCGCAGCGCCCTGGTACGTATCAATCGGCGATCTCGCCGCCGACGGCGCCATCCAGGACCTCACCGACTGGATCGAGGGCACGCCTGAGATCGACGAGGACGACTTCATCCCCTCGATCTACGACCCCTACACGCTCGTCGACGACCGCCGCTACGGCCTGCCCTTCGACGGCGACACGCAGGTGCTCTTCTACAACGAGGAGATCCTCGAGCGGAACGGCTTCGCCGAGCCCCCGGCCACCTGGGACGAGTACGTGGAGCAGTCCCGCGTCATCACCGAGAACGAGAGCGCGGACGGCGTCTACGGCAACGTGATCTTCGGCCAGAAGTCGCCGCTCATCCTCGGCGCGAGCTTCGCCAACCGCCTCGCCGGGTTCGGCGGGGAGTTCCTCGACGAGGACGGCGAGCCCGTCATCGACTCCCCCGAGGCGGTCGCCGCGGCGCAGTCGCTCGCCGACTCGATCGCGTCCGCTTACCCCACGCCCGCCGAGACCGCCTTCGGCGAGGGCAACTCCGCCTGGTACGCCGGCAACGCGGCCTTCATCGAGAACTGGACCGACCTCGGCGTCGGCTCGCAGACGAACCCCGACTCCACGGTCGCCGACAAATGGGGCGTGACGCTCCTGCCCGTCGGCGGCGACAACACCGAGCAGCGCGCCTCGCTCGTCGCCGGCTTCACGTGGGTCATCGCGGCGAACACGGACAAGACCGAGCTCGCGCAGGACTTCATCCAGTGGGCCGCCTCGAGCGAGGTCAACGAGGAGCTGCTCGTCGCCGACCCGCAGACGGGCATCGACCCCAACCGGCTGTCGTCGCTCGAGAGCGACAGCTACGGAGAGGCCTACCCGGAGCTGCAGGAGGTCAACCGCGCGACGCTCACGGGCGCCCTCGCCTGGCCGACGGGCGAGAACGCCACGCAGGCCGCCGAGGCGCTCACCGACGAGCTCGCCAAGCTCATCGCCGGCGACGTCACGGCGCAGGAGGCGCTCGACGCCGTGCAGGCCGAGTGGGAGCAGCTCCTTGGCTGA
- a CDS encoding GntR family transcriptional regulator, protein MTLRIVLSSGAPPAEQIRDQLRGLIVSGRLLGDARLPSVRQLAKDLAIAPGTVAKAYKALEEEGLLSTRTGAGTRVSRTASATPPAVVEGARRFAQEGVKAGVGVDELVQVLRAVWPG, encoded by the coding sequence ATGACGCTTCGCATCGTCCTGTCGTCCGGCGCTCCGCCCGCCGAGCAGATCCGCGACCAGCTGCGAGGGCTGATCGTTTCGGGACGCCTGCTCGGGGATGCGCGCCTGCCCTCGGTCCGTCAGCTCGCCAAGGACCTCGCGATCGCCCCGGGGACGGTCGCCAAGGCGTACAAGGCGCTCGAGGAGGAGGGGCTGCTCTCCACCCGCACGGGCGCCGGCACTCGTGTCAGTCGCACCGCGAGCGCGACGCCTCCCGCCGTTGTGGAGGGTGCGCGGCGGTTCGCCCAGGAGGGCGTCAAGGCCGGGGTCGGGGTGGACGAGCTCGTCCAGGTGCTCCGCGCGGTCTGGCCGGGCTGA
- a CDS encoding carbohydrate ABC transporter permease produces the protein MSTDLVTAPRARRNPTAGRGIGATVLLAVLLVFFTLPLAYLVSVSLMGRDETGQGLLVSTNPQWSNWSDVVTQSDLLRAIGNSLFAALVGAALTLVLAVPGAWAIVRFRTGGATLAATVTSPWLLPPIVAVVPLFTLLRVLSLNNTLIGLTLVYALINVPVAVWLLEGFVRRLPVEIEEAARLDGAGSFRLLASIVTPLLLPALVAIGIIVAVLNYNEFLLATFLTQSPDSQTLPVVLSLFYGERTPHYGKIAAASVIGVLPLFATAVVLQRHLVGGLAVGAVR, from the coding sequence ATGAGCACTGACCTCGTCACGGCGCCTCGCGCACGCAGGAACCCGACCGCGGGAAGAGGCATCGGGGCGACCGTCCTGCTCGCCGTGCTGCTGGTCTTCTTCACCTTGCCGCTCGCGTACCTCGTTTCGGTGTCCCTCATGGGGCGGGACGAGACGGGCCAGGGCCTGCTCGTCTCGACGAACCCGCAGTGGTCGAACTGGTCGGACGTCGTCACGCAGTCCGACCTGCTGCGCGCGATCGGGAACTCGCTCTTCGCCGCCCTCGTCGGCGCGGCCCTCACCCTCGTCCTCGCCGTGCCGGGCGCCTGGGCGATCGTGCGCTTCCGCACCGGGGGCGCCACGCTCGCGGCGACCGTGACGAGCCCGTGGCTGCTGCCGCCGATCGTGGCCGTCGTCCCGCTGTTCACGTTGCTGCGGGTGCTGTCGCTCAACAACACCCTCATCGGGCTCACGCTCGTCTACGCGCTCATCAACGTGCCCGTGGCCGTCTGGCTGCTCGAGGGCTTCGTCCGCCGGCTCCCGGTCGAGATCGAGGAGGCGGCACGGCTCGACGGCGCGGGATCGTTCCGGCTGCTCGCGAGCATCGTGACGCCGCTGCTCCTGCCCGCGCTCGTCGCCATCGGCATCATCGTCGCGGTGCTGAACTACAACGAGTTCCTGCTGGCGACCTTCCTCACCCAGAGCCCCGACTCCCAGACGCTGCCCGTCGTCCTCTCCCTGTTCTACGGCGAGCGCACACCCCACTACGGGAAGATCGCCGCGGCGTCCGTCATCGGCGTGCTGCCCCTGTTCGCCACGGCCGTGGTGCTCCAGCGGCACCTGGTCGGAGGCCTCGCGGTCGGGGCGGTGCGGTAG
- the glgP gene encoding alpha-glucan family phosphorylase, with protein sequence MRAIRRFTVRPVLPEPIAALGTLATNLRWSWHAPTQDVFAAAEPEVWASTQDPVRVLGALTRGRLDELASDDAFLERLGQAQASLDAYLSDDRWYQRAMPHGPRSIAYFSPEFGVTAVLPQYSGGLGILAGDHLKAASDLGVPIVGVGLLYRHGYFTQSLSREGWQQESYPLLDPDELPLTALREADGSPATVSIAQPGGPDLVARIWVAKVGRVPLLLLDTDVEGAPEHHVAVTDRLYGGDVEHRLRQELLLGVGGVRAVRVHSRITGAPEPEVYHTNEGHAGFQGLERIRELTSGESGPGLPFDAAREVCRASTVFTTHTPVPAGIDRFPRTLIEQYFSSDGATPGVPLDRVLALGAEEDPGVFNMAVMGFRLAQRANGVSELHGQVSRGMFHGLWPAFDEAEVPITSITNGVHAPTWVARELQGLIAELGADADGDPAEFERAIAAVPFDRMWGLKHGMRRRLVDDARSRLRASWHGRGASDAELGWIDEALSPDVLTIGFARRVPSYKRLTLMLRDPERLRRILLDPDRPVQLVIAGKAHPADDGGKRLIQELVRFADDAEVRHRIVFLPDYDIAMALPLYPGCDVWLNNPLRPYEACGTSGMKAALNGGLNLSILDGWWDEWHDGGNGWAIPSADGVDDPDKRDDLEASALYDLLEHEIAPRFYDRDPDGLPARWLEMLRHTLVSLAPKVLATRMVRDYVRELYGPASSSSRALDGGYAGAVELAEWKARVADGWPAVRVEHVESGGAGDAAEVGTSLPVRAFVALGGLSPDDVSVQLAWGRAVGDDEIADPQLTPLTLAETYEGGRLCFSGAIPLDRSGAFGYTVRIVPRHPRLASVAELGLATVA encoded by the coding sequence ATGCGCGCCATCCGTCGCTTCACCGTCCGCCCCGTCCTGCCCGAGCCGATCGCCGCGCTCGGCACGCTCGCGACGAACCTCCGCTGGTCGTGGCATGCACCCACACAGGACGTCTTCGCCGCGGCGGAGCCGGAGGTGTGGGCGTCCACGCAGGACCCGGTGCGAGTGCTGGGCGCGCTCACGCGCGGGCGCCTCGACGAGCTCGCCTCCGACGACGCGTTCCTCGAACGGCTGGGCCAGGCGCAGGCGAGCCTCGACGCCTACCTCTCGGATGACCGCTGGTACCAGCGCGCCATGCCGCACGGGCCGCGGTCGATCGCGTACTTCTCCCCCGAGTTCGGCGTCACGGCCGTGCTGCCGCAGTACTCCGGCGGGCTCGGGATCCTGGCGGGCGATCACCTGAAGGCCGCGAGCGACCTCGGCGTCCCGATCGTCGGCGTCGGCCTGCTCTATCGGCACGGCTACTTCACCCAGTCGCTGTCGCGCGAGGGATGGCAGCAGGAGAGCTACCCGCTGCTCGACCCCGACGAGCTGCCCCTCACGGCGCTGCGCGAGGCCGACGGGAGCCCCGCGACGGTCTCCATCGCGCAGCCGGGCGGCCCCGACCTCGTCGCCCGCATCTGGGTCGCGAAGGTCGGCCGCGTGCCCCTTCTGCTGCTCGACACCGATGTCGAGGGCGCACCGGAGCACCACGTCGCCGTGACCGACCGGCTCTACGGCGGCGACGTCGAGCACCGCCTCCGCCAGGAGCTGCTGCTGGGCGTCGGCGGTGTGCGCGCCGTGCGCGTGCACAGCCGCATCACGGGCGCGCCGGAGCCCGAGGTCTATCACACCAACGAGGGGCACGCGGGGTTCCAGGGCCTCGAGCGCATCCGCGAGCTCACGTCCGGAGAGAGCGGCCCCGGGCTCCCCTTCGACGCCGCGCGAGAGGTGTGCCGCGCCTCCACCGTCTTCACGACGCACACGCCCGTTCCCGCCGGCATCGACCGGTTCCCGCGCACGCTCATCGAGCAGTACTTCTCCTCGGACGGCGCCACGCCGGGCGTCCCCCTCGACCGCGTGCTCGCACTCGGCGCGGAGGAGGACCCCGGCGTCTTCAACATGGCCGTCATGGGATTCCGGCTCGCGCAGCGCGCGAACGGCGTCTCGGAGCTGCACGGCCAGGTGAGCCGCGGGATGTTCCACGGCCTGTGGCCCGCCTTCGACGAGGCCGAGGTCCCGATCACATCCATCACGAACGGGGTGCACGCCCCGACGTGGGTCGCACGCGAGCTGCAGGGGCTCATCGCCGAGCTCGGCGCCGACGCCGACGGCGACCCCGCCGAGTTCGAGCGCGCGATCGCAGCCGTGCCCTTCGACCGGATGTGGGGGCTCAAGCACGGGATGCGCCGACGGCTCGTCGACGACGCGCGCTCGCGGCTGCGCGCCTCATGGCACGGGCGCGGCGCCTCCGACGCCGAGCTCGGATGGATCGACGAGGCCCTGTCGCCGGACGTCCTGACGATCGGCTTCGCCCGCCGGGTCCCCTCCTACAAGCGCCTCACCCTCATGCTGCGCGACCCCGAGCGGCTCAGGCGCATCCTGCTCGACCCCGACCGCCCCGTGCAGCTCGTGATCGCGGGCAAGGCCCATCCCGCCGACGACGGGGGCAAGAGGCTCATCCAGGAGCTCGTGCGCTTCGCCGACGACGCGGAGGTGCGCCACCGCATCGTCTTCCTGCCCGACTACGACATCGCCATGGCGCTGCCCCTCTACCCCGGCTGCGACGTGTGGCTCAACAACCCGCTCCGCCCCTATGAGGCGTGCGGCACGAGCGGTATGAAGGCGGCGCTCAACGGCGGGCTCAACCTCTCCATCCTCGACGGATGGTGGGACGAGTGGCACGACGGCGGCAACGGCTGGGCCATCCCCTCCGCCGACGGCGTCGACGACCCCGACAAGCGCGACGACCTCGAGGCATCCGCGCTCTACGACCTCCTCGAGCACGAGATCGCGCCGCGCTTCTACGACCGGGACCCGGACGGCCTGCCCGCGCGATGGCTCGAGATGCTGCGGCACACCCTCGTCTCGCTCGCCCCGAAGGTCCTCGCCACGCGCATGGTGCGCGACTACGTGCGCGAGCTGTACGGACCCGCGTCGTCGAGCTCCCGCGCCCTCGACGGCGGGTACGCCGGCGCCGTCGAGCTGGCGGAGTGGAAGGCCCGCGTGGCGGACGGATGGCCCGCCGTGCGCGTCGAGCACGTGGAGTCGGGCGGCGCGGGCGATGCCGCCGAGGTCGGGACGTCGCTCCCCGTGCGCGCATTCGTCGCCCTCGGCGGGCTCTCGCCCGACGACGTCTCCGTGCAGCTCGCGTGGGGACGCGCCGTGGGCGACGACGAGATCGCCGACCCGCAGCTCACGCCGCTGACCCTCGCCGAGACGTACGAGGGCGGGCGCCTCTGCTTCTCCGGCGCCATCCCGCTCGACCGGTCGGGCGCCTTCGGGTACACCGTGCGCATCGTGCCGCGCCATCCCCGGCTGGCGTCGGTCGCCGAGCTCGGCCTGGCGACCGTGGCGTAG
- a CDS encoding carbohydrate ABC transporter permease, translating to MADAAIAVRPPRRPRPGRQAWAHRLFVAPSVLTLLVLGVYPLLFIVAAAFTDSSLGNPFREWVGTATFETVLADGDAIAALWRTVAYAVAVSAASLVLGVVTAVALAGAVRSGAIVRTLLLLPLITPPVIVGTLWKLVYNPGGGLLAVVLGLFGVPAASVAPLSSTTWALPAIAVADVWEWTPLVAILVFAALVSQDPEPIEAARLDGAHGVRLFRHITLPSIAGVVASAFFIRLVLAFKVFDLIFTMTSGGPGQATTTASYLIYQAALREFDVGKASVITLLLAVVVTVATVPVAIAARRLQRNHEH from the coding sequence TTGGCTGACGCCGCCATCGCGGTGCGCCCGCCCCGACGCCCCCGTCCGGGGCGGCAGGCGTGGGCGCACCGCCTCTTCGTCGCGCCGAGCGTGCTCACGCTCCTCGTGCTCGGCGTCTATCCGCTGCTCTTCATCGTCGCCGCGGCGTTCACCGACTCCTCCCTCGGCAATCCGTTCCGCGAATGGGTGGGGACGGCGACGTTCGAGACCGTCCTCGCGGACGGCGATGCGATCGCCGCACTGTGGCGCACGGTGGCCTACGCCGTCGCCGTCTCGGCGGCGAGCCTCGTGCTCGGCGTCGTCACCGCCGTCGCGCTCGCGGGCGCCGTGCGGAGCGGCGCCATCGTCCGCACGCTCCTGCTCCTGCCGCTCATCACCCCGCCGGTCATCGTCGGCACGCTGTGGAAGCTCGTCTACAACCCCGGCGGCGGCCTCCTCGCGGTCGTGTTGGGGCTCTTCGGCGTGCCCGCGGCGTCCGTGGCCCCGCTGTCCTCCACGACCTGGGCGCTCCCCGCCATCGCCGTCGCCGACGTGTGGGAGTGGACGCCGCTCGTGGCCATCCTCGTGTTCGCCGCGCTCGTCTCGCAGGATCCGGAGCCGATCGAGGCCGCCCGGCTCGACGGCGCCCACGGTGTCCGTCTGTTCCGGCACATCACCCTCCCCTCGATCGCCGGGGTCGTCGCATCCGCCTTCTTCATCCGGCTCGTCCTCGCCTTCAAGGTGTTCGACCTGATCTTCACGATGACCTCGGGAGGGCCGGGGCAGGCCACGACGACCGCCTCGTACCTCATCTACCAGGCGGCGCTGCGCGAGTTCGACGTCGGCAAGGCGTCCGTCATCACCCTCCTCCTCGCCGTGGTGGTGACCGTCGCGACGGTGCCCGTCGCGATCGCCGCCCGCAGATTGCAGAGGAACCATGAGCACTGA